The window gtgcctgtcagagaTTGAGACACTCTGAAGGCCACAACTCTTTCCACAGACctcatttattttaagtgctactctcacaatatcagaaattaaacattttcaatattatttgcaCTAAAAGTGTTGTTCTTTCTCATTTACCTCAAACAGTTacaaccattgataaagctaaaaCGGTTggatttaggtgtatgtcagttgtgttttGTACCTGGTGCCAATACCGGTGGGGTAGGACATTATGGGGATCACAGAAATTTGGTCTGCATATTTAAGCCATGTCCTTAAATATATATGTCAAGTCCCTTTTATAAACATGGCTGACTCTGATCTCATTAAGCTAAAGTAGAAAAACAGGTTGTTGTGCACATGGAATGGCGTGCTTCCATAGTCAGGGTATCTGCCACTGTGTATGTATGTAGCTCAGAACAAATACATTTGAGTCAGTTTGTAGAAAGTCAGTTAGTTCCAATCACTGCCAATCATTACTAACATATGCGTCTCTAGGACTCTTCCTCAATAACGCATGAGGTaaaacacacattaaacaaataacATGACATTTACTCCTTTATATTAAAAAAACCAGTAGATGTACCATTTTGACGTACCTGAAACAACAGGCGGTGGTATTCGAGGTAGAGCTGGGGTGTTCCCAGTGTTAGCTTTGGTGGAGAAAGACATTTGAAAATTGTTAGGGGTTACAATCGATTGTTGTACGAGATCAGTCTTAGACGATGTAGGAGTGGATGTCAGACTGTCGATGTGTATATTTGAACTATCTAGGAGTACAGGTGCTGGAAATGATGGAGGTGAATTCTGCAACCTGGTAACAGCTACAACAATGTCCTGGGAGTAGACAGGCTTGGCAGCAGGTGTCGGAGATTTTCTCACGTTGACACCCTTTGCACTTGCATTCTTTGGGCCAACGGTGAAATCAACTGCAGGAGTAACGCTCGGCACACTAACTGCTTTCACCCGTGGGTTCAGTGAGTTAACAGTTTTGGACAAAGGTGGAAGCACTTTACGAGGTAATTTCTGCACAGTGACGCTGTTTGTTGCGCGGTTCTGTTTACGGGCACCTTTGGGCACTGCTGGTGCAGTATTCTGATTACTGCCGTTAACACCACCGGTGCTTTGAGGCCTTCCATTTTTAAAGATTTCTTGGGACATTTTAGGGATTGTCAGAGTCGATTTCTGCAATTTTGTACCTTTCATAGCTATATCTTGCAACCTTACAGTTCTTGTCACTGCCGGGGAGGGCTGCTGCATATTTGCAATCTTCTTATCTGTATTATGCAGTTTATGAATTTTAACTTTCTTACAAATTAACTTCAGACCACTTGTATCAGCCAATTTCTGATTACGTGGTCTCCCAATCTTAGGCTTGCATTTATAAGATTTATTTTCATCGTCACCCTTAAGAGTCTTTAGGTTGTAGCCCTCAGTAGAAGTGGTGGTTGCTGGCAGCATATTCTGCATATAGGTATTATCTTTGGTGCATGATGTGACGGGGGGCACAGGAGAAACAGGCAGGCGAGAGACTATAGCCTTCATTCCATTGAGTGGTTTAGACCCCTTGGAATCCTGTTTGGTCACCTTGCTCAGTTTGCGTTTCTTGCCCACAGTGGCCTCTTCGTTTGTGTAGCCAACATCCAGTTTTAATTCTGCAGGAGGAAAGCATGCAATTTAGGGCAA of the Pleurodeles waltl isolate 20211129_DDA chromosome 2_1, aPleWal1.hap1.20221129, whole genome shotgun sequence genome contains:
- the LOC138259921 gene encoding uncharacterized protein, with the translated sequence MSAADFKKKIAPDKNKRVKITPSVCKRKRKASGSALHQHNQETAEGAVDKGKKLKLDVGYTNEEATVGKKRKLSKVTKQDSKGSKPLNGMKAIVSRLPVSPVPPVTSCTKDNTYMQNMLPATTTSTEGYNLKTLKGDDENKSYKCKPKIGRPRNQKLADTSGLKLICKKVKIHKLHNTDKKIANMQQPSPAVTRTVRLQDIAMKGTKLQKSTLTIPKMSQEIFKNGRPQSTGGVNGSNQNTAPAVPKGARKQNRATNSVTVQKLPRKVLPPLSKTVNSLNPRVKAVSVPSVTPAVDFTVGPKNASAKGVNVRKSPTPAAKPVYSQDIVVAVTRLQNSPPSFPAPVLLDSSNIHIDSLTSTPTSSKTDLVQQSIVTPNNFQMSFSTKANTGNTPALPRIPPPVVSGISRGDFSYNHSSVVLPSLLSHNPVSMKTSGVNREVPYDQTFTPLSESSIQDNMSLEQLLEKQWSEGHEFLLEHSTFSDVMDILRSLNQLQIENEQLNEKIRYLAAEKERLQIMQYQLSFPFPGRAVSLSTSPLSAQGALDIDSQTIKKHHQSAVLFVPHGCLVASKEVKISSRMKLQTVADKESIELDSLPERSCRTGFAAMKNNVAGTANKSSRLALHLGRNGEQFRSPPYTERVQGLGSDNDRSGVPDVGAGGDSTVIQTELTATSVVLGTIASASPETTISDGDF